The genomic region CAGTATCGTAAGCGGGATGAGTGGGGAGAGTGAACGCGCCCTCCGTGAACACtttgacgaggccaaggtgaGCTCTAAATGGGCTTCGCTGATTGAAGAAACACGCTCCGTGTATTTTGTTCCTGGATGAGGTGGACGCCATTACGCCCAAGCGCGAGACGGCTcagcgcgagatggagcgcCGTATCGTCGCCCAGCTCCTGACGTGTatggacgacctcgccgcctccgaCAAGCCTGTCGTCATGATCGGGGCCACGAACCGCCCCGACAGCCTTGATCCGGCActccgccgcgccggaCGGTTCGACCacgagatcgagatggGCGTGCCCTCGGtcgaggggagggaggagatcCTCCGCGTCCTCTGTTCCGGCCTGCAGCTGAGTGGCGACGTCGATATCCGGTGGCTCGCCAAGGCTACGCCGGGATacgtcggcgccgaccTGACGGCACTCACGACCGAGGCAGGTGTTGTTGCCGTCAAGCGCATTTTTGAGGGAATGGCCTCCGAGCCTGAACTCGAGGGAATGGCACTTGACGATGGACCGCTCGCATCGCTCCCTCAAGCCATCCTCCAAACCCCCATCGGCCGCTTCCTCACCCGCCACCCCAACCCACTTGCCGCAGACCAGCTCTCATCCCTTGCCATTGGGCCCGCTGACTttgtcgccgcgctcaaggtTGTACAGCCAAgcgccaagcgcgagggATTTGCCACCATGCCCGACGTGAGCTGGGCCGATATCGGAGCTCTGGGCAATgtccgcgacgagctgcacATGGCTGTCGTCCAGCCTATCCGCCATCCCGAGATGTTCGATGTCGTTGGCATCGACGCGCCCTCTGGTGTTCTCCTCTGGGGTCCTCCCGGATGCGGCAAGACGCTCCTCGCAAAGGCGGTGGCCAACGAGAGCCGCTGTAACTTTATTTCAGTCAAGGGCCCCGAGCTGCTCAACAAGTACgtgggcgagagcgagcgtGCTGTGCGCCAAGTCTTCGCACGGGCTCGGGCGAGCGCACCATGCGTCATCTTCTttgatgagctcgacgccctcgtcccacgccgcgacgactcaatgtccgagtcgtccgCGCGGGTGGTGAACACCCTCCTGACAGAGCTggacggcctcgacaccCGCAAGGCCGTGTATGTTATCGGCGCAACCAACCGTCCCGACATGATCGATCCGGCAATGGTGCGTCCTGGACGCCTCGACAAACTGTTATATGTGgaccttccctccccgccAGAACGTCTGGAAATCTTGCGCACCCATACGAAACGCACACccatcgtcgacgccgatTGGCGCCACATCGACACGCTCGTCACCTCGGATTCATGCGACGGTTTCTCGGGTGCCGATCTGGCCGCGCTCGTTCGCGAGGCGGCTAGTCTGGCTTTGCGGGGGGCATTGGAGGAAATCGGCGCGTTCGAGAACGACAACGATACCGGTGCCGAGAAATTGCGGCCCGTTGTGGTTGGCGCCCCCCATTTCCTCGCTGCAGCTGAGAAGACGCGGCCCAGTGTCAGTAAAGAGCAGAGGCGGAATTACGAGCGGATGCGCGATCGGTATGCTGGCGTGCCTACTCGCGGTCGGCGGACGCGGATGGAGCGCGAGAATGATCTGCTTAGGGCCCAGCTTGAGAGACAGTCGAAGaatggcgtcgacgaggtcgccgagcgtATTGGCCAAGTTCTCCCG from Cutaneotrichosporon cavernicola HIS019 DNA, chromosome: 2 harbors:
- the RIX7 gene encoding uncharacterized protein (Holliday junction DNA helicase ruvB N-terminus), coding for MSGMPLNQSLNQGLTAAWGVKSATASPAATVALKKRGRKIGLNDSPDGTATPTSQPASDKEIEPPRKRRQRREQEDKYTPPDARLSQLGGLNKQITQLLEIVALPLLHPEIYTHTGVPRPRGVLLHGVPGGGKTQLVKCLAGDLGLPFITVSAPSIVSGMSGESERALREHFDEAKKHAPCILFLDEVDAITPKRETAQREMERRIVAQLLTCMDDLAASDKPVVMIGATNRPDSLDPALRRAGRFDHEIEMGVPSVEGREEILRVLCSGLQLSGDVDIRWLAKATPGYVGADLTALTTEAGVVAVKRIFEGMASEPELEGMALDDGPLASLPQAILQTPIGRFLTRHPNPLAADQLSSLAIGPADFVAALKVVQPSAKREGFATMPDVSWADIGALGNVRDELHMAVVQPIRHPEMFDVVGIDAPSGVLLWGPPGCGKTLLAKAVANESRCNFISVKGPELLNKYVGESERAVRQVFARARASAPCVIFFDELDALVPRRDDSMSESSARVVNTLLTELDGLDTRKAVYVIGATNRPDMIDPAMVRPGRLDKLLYVDLPSPPERLEILRTHTKRTPIVDADWRHIDTLVTSDSCDGFSGADLAALVREAASLALRGALEEIGAFENDNDTGAEKLRPVVVGAPHFLAAAEKTRPSVSKEQRRNYERMRDRYAGVPTRGRRTRMERENDLLRAQLERQSKNGVDEVAERIGQVLPGLA